TTGCGAGAAGGCTGGAAGCTTCGATCCCGACAAAGTCCGTGCGGCTGCTTTGGGTCTGGAGTTCGAGTCGCCGAGCGGTAAGCGCAAGGTCGCCGAAAATCAGCACACCTGGATGCCGTGCTTCGTCGGCGAAATTCAAAAGGACGGCCAGTTCAAGATCGTCTATCGGCATGAGGATCTCATCGCTCCGGAATCTTATAGCAAGTATCTGCATCCGGATGGAAAGTATCCCGCGCCGACCGGCGGTCCGAAGAAATAGTCTTAGCCATTCGAGATGCGCGACCGCGAAAACAAGCTTAACCGCAATTGCACGGTTTTGGCGGTGGTGCTATCTAAGACGTCGGCTTTCCGTGCCGGCTTGCGGGCTGAGACAAGCCCGCAAGCCGGTTGTTTGTAGTCACGGCTCGCGTGGCTTTTCGAATCGACTATTCACGCAGTGCGGAGCTGCGCCCCGAAATGATTGGACGAACCACTTTTCCGACGCTCATCTTGGCGTCGCTTGTAGCCGGTGTGCTGTTTCCGCCGGTTCGCGCATCGGCGGCGGGGCCACCCGTCGAAACTCTCATTCGCCAACTAGCGGATGAAAGCCCGGTCGTTCGCCGCAAGGCAATCGATGCGATCACGCACTCCAAAGACGTGCGGATGATCGCTGTTCTCAAGGCCTTCAACCTGGGGAACCTCTATCTTTGGAAGGCCGGCGGCGACCGGGTCGTTCTGTGTGAGAAGACGACGAAGGACGCAAGCGGCAAGGAGCTCGCGCCGTTATCCGATCCGTTGACCGGGCAACCCGTGCTGAAGGATGGCAAGCAGGTCGTCAGGCCCATCGACGATCTCACGCAAATGGGCCCCAGTGGGCTCGAACGCCGCCTAGTCGGCAACGCGATAACGGTGTTGGAACTCTGGGACCCTGATCCTGACGTGCAGGTCGTCGCAATCCAGCGGGTGGGCAACAGCGGCAAAGCGGAATTCATTCCGGCCCTCGAGGAAGTCGCGGCCGACGCCATGCTATCCGAAAAAACTCGCCGAAATGCCCATGAGAGCATCGATGTCATCCAGTTGCTAGCCGCCAACACTCCAAAAGCCGACCGCATCGCCGCGGCGCAGGCACTTGGGAAACTGCGCAGCACTCGCGGCGCCTCGATCTTGGGCGACCAACTGGAACACATGCATCAAGACGCGGCCGACGGCAAAACGGTGGATCTCGAATTGCAGCAGACTTATGAAAAAGCCGTGGCCCAGATCGAAAGCTATCAACGGCTCGTCCGCGGGTTGGGCTACGTCCGCGACGGCATTTCGCAAGGATCGATCTTGATTCTGATGGCGCTCGGGCTGGCGATCACATTCGGCGTGATGGGCGTGATCAACATGGCCCACGGCGAGCTGATGATGATCGGCGCATTCGCCACCTACGCGATGCAGCAGTTTTTCGTCAAGAATCTGCCGGAGTCGATGTTCAATTGGTATTTCGTCGCGGCATTGCCGGTCGCGTTTCTCTCGGCGGCGATTTGCGGATACTTTGTCGAAATGCTTGTGGTGCGGTTCTTATACGGCCGGGCACTCGATACGATGCTGGCCACATGGGGCGTGAGCATCGTGCTGATCCAGGCGGTGCGGGCGATTTATGGCAACAACATCGGCGTGA
The DNA window shown above is from Pirellulales bacterium and carries:
- a CDS encoding transporter substrate-binding protein, which gives rise to CEKAGSFDPDKVRAAALGLEFESPSGKRKVAENQHTWMPCFVGEIQKDGQFKIVYRHEDLIAPESYSKYLHPDGKYPAPTGGPKK
- the urtB gene encoding urea ABC transporter permease subunit UrtB, which translates into the protein MIGRTTFPTLILASLVAGVLFPPVRASAAGPPVETLIRQLADESPVVRRKAIDAITHSKDVRMIAVLKAFNLGNLYLWKAGGDRVVLCEKTTKDASGKELAPLSDPLTGQPVLKDGKQVVRPIDDLTQMGPSGLERRLVGNAITVLELWDPDPDVQVVAIQRVGNSGKAEFIPALEEVAADAMLSEKTRRNAHESIDVIQLLAANTPKADRIAAAQALGKLRSTRGASILGDQLEHMHQDAADGKTVDLELQQTYEKAVAQIESYQRLVRGLGYVRDGISQGSILILMALGLAITFGVMGVINMAHGELMMIGAFATYAMQQFFVKNLPESMFNWYFVAALPVAFLSAAICGYFVEMLVVRFLYGRALDTMLATWGVSIVLIQAVRAIYGNNIGVNAPTWFRGGFEVIQDLVLPYNRCFIVILCVLCVALIYGLLGYTKIGLRIRATVQNREMAAALGVSTRRVDGYTFALGAGIAGIAGYALTLIGGVTPDMGQNYIVESFLVVVTGGVGELAGTIYAGLGLGVLDKIFEPFTGAVWGQVLILVVVILFIQRRPSGLFPPKGRLADV